The Scomber scombrus chromosome 19, fScoSco1.1, whole genome shotgun sequence DNA window GTCCGGGCGGTAAGAATAAGAACAGGTCTGATCCCAACAAGGAAGAGGGGCAAGACCTGAGACTGAAAGTCAACAGCCGGGAGAGGAAAAGGATGCATGACCTGAACCAGGCTATGGATGGCCTGCGAGAAGTCATGCCCTACGCTCATGGCCCTTCAGTCCGCAAGCTGTCGAAGATCTCCACCTTGCTTCTAGCCCGCAACTACATTCTCATGCTGTCCAGCTCTTTGGAGGAGATGAAAAAGTTGGTAGGGGATGTATATGGAGGCAGTGCTGCTGTCCAGAGCCGCACCGCAGCCCACCCCACGATTACCTCTGCGGCACCCACCGCCCACCTCTCGCTGCATCCTCTGGCCCAGTCCCTACACTCTCTAGTGGGCGGCACGCCACCTACTCTTCATCATACACCTTCTACGGCGACCCCTGCTCCACACTCACCGCCATCAGCCAGCTTCCTGGGTTTCCATGCTCCAGTCCAGGGCCTTCTGAAGGACCCCCTCCACCTGACCGGCTCCTACAGGCACTTCCCAGGCATGCCCTGTCCCTGCTCCCTCTGTCAGCCTCTGCCGACCACTACCTCCACATTGCACAGCCTGTCTATGAACAAGTGAGCAGGACTACCTCTGCTGTTTGAATGAACCAAGCAGCTCAGAGACAAGTGTTAAACAAACTGCTAAAATGATGGCTGGTGCCTGAccttgtatatactgtacatatctTCTGCCATGCAAACtgctgctatttttttttatcaattgtGTCTTCTGCATTGTTTATACATAAATATTCTAAATGCACAAGGGATTTTAACAGAGTAGCAAAGACTGTAATTTATCTGATATCTGTGGTGACgaaacattgtcaaaaatgtatctGGTGTGTCCTAATGTGCAGGATTTCTATTTTCCTAAATTAAaattttgttataataataaccCCTGTTTGCTCTCTTCTTTTCATAAATGTGGCCATTCAGTTATAATTATATGTCATTATTTTCCTACATGGTTGTGATTTGTAGTCAACAAGTCTCTGGAAAACAAGTCATGTCTACCAggcattatttgtttttacaagGCAGCTACTTTTCTGAAAGGGTTGAAAGTATCTTATTATAAAAGCACAGCAGCTATATTAGAATAACACAGCAACATCTTCTGTAAGTAAACAGAAGGGGATTTATTGGTGATATGGGAAGGACGGGGGAGTACTGCAAAAATGGATATCTAGGAAAGGGTGTCATTGATTGCTAACCAGATTTGGAGAGACCAACCTCTTAAGAGTAAAAAAGAGGGACAGAAGGGCAAGACAATACACCAGCAAAGCTGAATGTGGTGTTCTTGAGCCAGGGGACCATCCATCTTCACCCCAACAGGGTGCACGAGATGAAAGGACGACACAGGCGCCAGGACGGCGCGTCACTTTTGTCTGACACAGGCGAGGGGACATAGCTATGTCCTTAGCTCTAGGCCAGCGATTTGTCACTGTCTCATAAGAACATGGATATAGGCACACAAAGGGACAAATTTAAAGTAAGGGTCTGtcgaaaaaaaaagttgctttaAAATTTTATGGGATACTTCTAATACATATTTCCCCGCATTAAAAATTAAGTGtaaactgataaaaaatgatgaatcaacTGAACTGCAAACATAACTATTATACACACTGATTGCCATGAACATGATTTAgtcaaacaacacaacaatggcTGGCCTTCACTTAGCAACAAATCAAGCGTGTAAAATACATGCTTATCCTCCCACGGCTGACAGATGAGTTGGAGATCAGGGGAGAAATGAAGAGATGTAACTCATTCTCacccacctccctcctcctcctcctcctctgagagCCTGAATAGGTCTGAACAATAGCCATGCGTGGGACACAAAGGCCGGTGGAGTCCAAGCTCTCGTGCCTGAGACACAGGCCCCCTCCATTCAATCTACATTTCATCATGGTAACAAGCGCTGTCGGGCCAAAAGGCCTGACACCCTCACTCACCACAAAGGC harbors:
- the olig4 gene encoding oligodendrocyte transcription factor 4, with the protein product MDSDAGSTCSRSSSPDLVVDDSPVNFFSNKMFQTYCEENSEAGKGRSEHCGPGGKNKNRSDPNKEEGQDLRLKVNSRERKRMHDLNQAMDGLREVMPYAHGPSVRKLSKISTLLLARNYILMLSSSLEEMKKLVGDVYGGSAAVQSRTAAHPTITSAAPTAHLSLHPLAQSLHSLVGGTPPTLHHTPSTATPAPHSPPSASFLGFHAPVQGLLKDPLHLTGSYRHFPGMPCPCSLCQPLPTTTSTLHSLSMNK